The sequence GCAACTACACTGTAATCAATGCCCCTTTGAGAgaaagaaattattatataatatattttaattttataaaaaaactatataaaacgAGTTAATTAGAAGGTTGGATTTacatctgataaaaaaaattccagttttttttcatatatatatatatctgataatatgatatataaagtTACATACTAATATGAAAATAGGAAAAGGTGTACAGATATAGTAGGTACAAGTTcatgggatttttttttcttcatgaaACCATCCTTTTTTTTAACACCTCTTCATGAAACCATCCAAAACCTTTTTGTGATCTTCTCAATTCACTAGAAACTGTTGGATTTTTGACAAATTATCTTAAAGCTAATTTtattctctctatatatatatatctaattattCTTTCTATACATATATCTCTCTCTCAACATAACAGCGACCCCCACATAATATGAGAGACAATGTTCACCCATAGCCCATAGGGTATCTTTCTTATGTATATACGATTcaattttaagatttaaatttcgaAAAATACAAAACTGGGTGCAGTACTTTCAGAAAACGATTGAACTGTTTAGTCATATATATACGTATTATATGCTGCATAATTCAAACTAAGTAATTGCAAGATGATGATATAgataattttaactatatacaTACGTGATAATCATTTTGTTGGAGTGTTATTTTTCGGGGAAATATCTTCACATGTATTATTGGGTTTTGATCTGAGAAAATTACAAGCCGGACTTTTGAACCGTTTCTTGGTTCATAATCAATTACTCATgttatatgttatttaatattCCTTTTCCTTTCTATTTAGATGACGGTTTTCTTTAGCTATAAAAACTAAAGCCTATGACTAAGACTTGCATCCTTTTTTGTTAGTGTAACAAACTGCTAATGCAATTCTGACATGATTAATAACATATCTACATCTAAAGAGTAATTTACTAATTCCAAACTTACTACGTAAAAACCGTAATATATGGATCTACATGTAGTTGGCCTAACGAGGCATTTAAATATGATGAACGAACAACCCGTCCTCGGTTTCATCACCCTAACTCGGCAAATGAGATAGTTAAGGTGTATAAAGGGTGATGTAcgtaatgcatatatgtatatagattAATAGTATCATAATGCAATGGATGAGTTATTTTTGAGAAGAGATAGAGATAGATatagagatagagatagagatagagagtGAGTAAATGCAAAAGCTCAAAATAGTTATGGAGGACGGGAGACTGTTAAGCAATAAGGGTTTCCCAAAAGAAGAAAAGCAAAGAGACGAAATGGAAGAGGACAAAAATATCGACAAAAAGGCAAATGAATAGTGGTAGTTGAGATATGAGCCTATTCCATTTACTGTTTaatcctttttatttattttcttggcTTTGTATTCAATATTTATACATTTGTGTGTGACAGATGGCTAAGGATATGTCATTTAAGATGGAGAGATCATCATCTCTCATTTATTACCttctcttacttttttttttcctctgaatctatatatataaaggagaACTTCCCTTCACCTCAGCCTGCCACGTCATCACCACAGAGGAAGGAGGAAGTGCCACATCAGCTTCATCTCACGCGTTTGATTATTTACGGAAGCTCTGCGTTTTAATGTATTGTGATTGGTCGTTTCTGGGCTTGGATtggctttctctgatttttgtGTTTATGTTGGGCTTTTTTAATTTTGGCCCAGGAACCACTCCCTTCTTCAACGGCGTCTCATGAGACGAAACTAAACTAAACCCTactatcatcatcttcatcgtcGTAGAACAGAGATCAAGTAACGGATCGCGATTTATGTTCAAACCATAACCACAGCATTTAATCTCAGTAAATTCTCTCCCCACTACTCCTCAATTCACCAGAACCTTCGATCTCTTCGCATTCTTCACGATTTCTATCCTATAAATAGACTTTCAAGGCTTCATGGTTATCACAGAAGCTTTGATTTTTCCTACTCATAACTCAAACACATACCGGCGTGAACAATGGCTGCTCCCCAGATCTCCCTTTCCGAGTTGAGGCCAGGACGTTGTGCTCGGATCGTTGTGACACGCCTGCTCCGATTTTGGGAAGCTAGGAATGCTAAGAAGGGCGGTGAACTAATGGGTCTCGATATGCTTCTGTTGGATGATCaggtgagatttttttttttttaacctctTATCTGTTTTAAACTTGGATTACAGCTTCTGATTACATCCTTATTTtgcatgagttttttttttttttacctcttATCTGTTTTAAACTTGGATTACAGCTTCTGATTACATCCTTATTTTGCAGTCTTCTCTTATCCAAGCATCTGTTTCTGTCCATCGGCTTAACACATTCCGAGAACTTCTACGTGAAGGAGCTATGTATGAGCTTAGTGGATTTGATGTGACTAGAAGCAACTCTCATTTCAAGCTCTGTGATTCTGTTGTGTCTATCCGGCTGAACGAGTTTACAAAGATGGTTGAGGTGGCCGCAGTTGCTAATCCGATCCCTACTGAGATGTTCAGGTTCCGAACTCTTGAGGAACTCATGGCGTTAGCTAACACTAACGTTCATCTTCCAGGTGTGTCTTCGTCTCTTCTTCGTTCGTTAGAAGTTTATCTATGTAATCATACATCTTATACGGTATTATCCTCTTTGTTACAGACATCATTGGTGAGGTTTCTGATATCAGGACAACGTACAATGATCACGCTCAGACAACTCAGCGAGTGATGGTTACTATCAAAGTAGATAAGTAATTTTCCTGCCCataattgattatttatttaggAGATAATATACAATTCTAAGAGGAGATGATGTGAACAATTTTTATCCTTGGCAGCGATGCAACTGTGTGCGTCAGTGTTTTTGACAGTGTAGCTGAGCTACTCCACAAGAGGCTCGAGGCTGGTGTTGTCCAGCCTAGAGTGATGGTGGCTACGAACATCAATCCTAAGTTTGTAGGAGGTGAATAGCTTCGTTTTATTTTTAGGAGATTTCATGTTGTGTTAATCTTTATATGATAGATTTCATGTTGTGTTAATCTTTATATGATAGATTTCATGTTGTGTTAATCTTTGTATGATATATATGCAGGTCGACTTTATCTAAATGCTACCTCTGGgactcatttttattttgacaatGAGGTGACGGCAAGCCGGACTCTCTTTGAGCAGTAACTATCTGATCTCTCACTCCTTTAAAAAACGATATTAACACATTGGTTTATCCATTACTGATAGTAAACCATTTATAGGTTGTCTACCAGACCTGAAAACGACACCACAAGTGGGAAGCAATATCGTGGTGTGAAGAAGCTGGAACCAGTTTCGCTTGGGGAGCTGAACAACTACGTCCTGAATTCACCCCCTCAGGTATGCTTTCTGATCAACCAATAATCAACTTATTACTTACTACTTATGTGGATCATAACCAATTACTCATTTCAACGCAGTCCATCGAATTCCTCTGCAAAGCCCGAATTGTGTCGCTGGAGACTACCAACGGATGGTGTTATATCTCATGTGCTAAGTGTTCCAAGAAGCTCCAGCGAGGGATATCCTCTTTCACTTGCACAACATGTTTTAATGCCAGTGCTGTTGGAGTTGTCAGGTTCTCTTTGGTCATGCTTTTATATCATCCTCAGCTACATATAAACATCTATTATCAGTGTCtggaatttaaacataaatgGTTTTAGGTACCGTGTTGAGATGCATGTGGAGTCGGGTGAAGATACAGCTGTGTTTGTTGCATTCGACTCAGCTATGTCTAAGCTGATAGGTGTCAGGGCTGCAGAGGTTGCAAACCCTATGGTATGTTTATGTTAGATATTATAATCATCGTTTGCGGCTCCGTTAAAATACATACCAATATATtgggttttaacatttttagggACAAGGAGAAGACCCACTAGGCTATCAAATCCCTCAGTTCCTACAAGACATTGTTGGGAATGCATACATATTCCATCTGAAGCTCACTGAATTTAATTTCTCTGGTAACCATAAGTCCTTCACTGTTGCCAGGATCTTTGATCCCAATGATAGGATACCAGGTCCTACTTTTGCACCCCATGTAAGTCAGCAAACTTATATGTTTACATGACTccatatttagtaaaatattaatagttAATACTGTTGCTCTACAGGGTGGTGACCACAACCCTGGTGATGATATGGCTGGAAGTAAGTGTGCTTCTTCCAAGTGCCATGTCGGTTGCTCCTCTGGCGGTGGTTCCAGTGAAGATGGTGAGAAGCTCAGCAGTGAGCAGCAGGACTCCGTTTCTGAGAATGTTCATGGCGATGCATCAGGTCCACCTGATGAGAATCCACCAAAGAGGGCGCGTAATGCATAGCTCTTGAGCAATCAGACATGAGGAACTAATCCAACGTGTCGGCACTGGGCAGACGCTTGTCTTTTGTTCCTCAGTCTGTATCAGGACAGTTGGTCCACTATCTAAGTTATTTCCGTCgttgtcgttttttttttttttcttatttcgtTGGTGTTTTTGCTTGACATTTGAGGTTTTCAATATCTACTTTTGCGTTTATTACATTAACTAACTCTTATGGACCCATCACTCAGAACATATATGAACCGTCTGATGCATATCTATAGATACAGATGTATGTGATACATATATGTTTATGTAAAAATGCATATCATAATTGAAaggtattttcaattttatgaaCTTAGTTCTTCGCTTAGTAATCAGCTTAGTAATTTTCCAAAATATCACTGTTTCAGGTTTCTTCGTAATTCTGTTTTCTCATAACTTATAgacaattattataatttactaTTTAGTTAACGTTTTGTTAGCTTGATTTTATAGAATGTCAAACTTGCTTCTCTCCTAATGCTCCAAAAATGAATGTCTTTTGTTGGATATATACTTAGTAGTTCTGTGAAAACATTTCATGATTTTCCAAAATAACACTATCCTAACATTTTAAATTCAAGGCTTGATGGGTATGTGTACATTTTTATAAGAATTAATTAGCTTAGTAATTTTGCAAAATATCACTATTTCAGGATTCTTTGTAATTAACTATTTAAATTAACTATTTAATTAACGTTTGATTAACTGGGCCTAGACTAGGCCTGGGTGTCAATAATAACaatttccagaaaacaataCGTCCACCATGCATGGAGCGATCGTTCTATCAAATATTAAAGCGTGTTGAGTACGTAAACAAAGAAAGCATGTACAACTCATTTTACACATTAAAATGTTTAGAGTAATGGTAATCAAAATGAAACATTCTTATTAATAATGTTGATTAAAGTAATTTCATGAACTTAATTCTTGGCATTATACTTTGGAAAGATCAAACGCCAAATTTATCTTTCTTATAATTAACAGCTTCGTACATGTTATGGAACCCATAATACCCCCTATTGTTAAGTCTATTAATTAAGATAAGAAATATCCAACTCCTACACGATCAATCTTATACGAGATCCGTTAGGGAAATTAATATCGTACAATAAAGGCTCTGCAAGTAAGTGGGGTGATGATTCATTTCGGAACCGTTACACTTAAGCTGAGGCCTGAGAGAACCAAAGCCCCTCACTCTTTTTTATCACTTTTCTATATAAGCACACTAAAGCACCATACGTCACTACAAAGCAAAAGAATAGTCACAAATCACTAAATACTTGCTAATCATTTCGATGGAGCCAGCAAACATTTCTCTGTTTCGCCTAGACGCACTGCCCGAAGACATGTTGCGTGTCATCGTCTCTAAGGTTGGTGCTACCTCATCCACCGATTACGGCAACACCCTCCTTACTTGCAAGAGTCTCAACTTCAACCTTGATGATCCCTTGATTGCCAAGGTTCTCAGCCTAGGACCTTTGGTGAAGAAGCCTCATCTAGCCGACAGGTATAGAAAAATGATGGATAGTCTTTTGGGAGCCAACAACGTAGACGCTCACTACGTTAAGGGTATTAGTGAATACTTTCGTTTTGGGAATCACTTCTTAGGCCTGCATCACCTACGTCTTGCCTCTAAGGGGAACCACAAGGAAGCTAGATACCTCTATGGTGTTCTCTCATGGCCTTGGGCATGATTGAGAAGGGCAAGAAGATCCTCACCAAATTGAATAAAGAAGAAGGCTTTGCATTGGTTGAGAGCAGCTGGGAGAACATCCAGACCTCCCTGATCCATATTACCGTCAGGATGAAGGACGTGTATGTGAAATCATTTGTGAGCATGCAACCCGAACTAAATTGTCACCCACCGGAGATAAGCACCACCTGTTCCAAATGTTTCCACTTTTACCTCATGTCCGAATTTTTTGAGATGGTGCTAGGTCTCAACCCAGCTCCTGGAACTGAGAAAGGAGGTTAATGTTTAACGTTAAAGACGTTAACGGGTGGGACGCCGGATGATCCCAGTTCTGTTTTTAATTTcagttttttcttcaatttccctgttttatgttttaaaaaaaatgaaaaaccaaAAAGAGGCAATTTAAATTGCCCAAAAAAATCCTCCTCTTCTCACTCTATATTGgataatttccaaaaaaataacaaacgtACTCGAAACATGATCAACACATGGAATCTATAATTATTCCTACTTAAAACATAGTAACTCAATGGTGTTATTATAACCGTAATAATATCATTCAGAAATCGTAATTGACAATTTCAAACGAACTTATACCGTAACTTCTACGTATTATCAACCcccacccaaaaaaaaaaacatt is a genomic window of Brassica napus cultivar Da-Ae chromosome A2, Da-Ae, whole genome shotgun sequence containing:
- the LOC106377300 gene encoding uncharacterized protein LOC106377300 isoform X1; translation: MAAPQISLSELRPGRCARIVVTRLLRFWEARNAKKGGELMGLDMLLLDDQSSLIQASVSVHRLNTFRELLREGAMYELSGFDVTRSNSHFKLCDSVVSIRLNEFTKMVEVAAVANPIPTEMFRFRTLEELMALANTNVHLPDIIGEVSDIRTTYNDHAQTTQRVMVTIKVDNDATVCVSVFDSVAELLHKRLEAGVVQPRVMVATNINPKFVGGRLYLNATSGTHFYFDNEVTASRTLFEQLSTRPENDTTSGKQYRGVKKLEPVSLGELNNYVLNSPPQSIEFLCKARIVSLETTNGWCYISCAKCSKKLQRGISSFTCTTCFNASAVGVVRYRVEMHVESGEDTAVFVAFDSAMSKLIGVRAAEVANPMGQGEDPLGYQIPQFLQDIVGNAYIFHLKLTEFNFSGNHKSFTVARIFDPNDRIPGPTFAPHGGDHNPGDDMAGSKCASSKCHVGCSSGGGSSEDGEKLSSEQQDSVSENVHGDASGPPDENPPKRARNA
- the LOC106374042 gene encoding F-box protein At2g35280-like, with product MEPANISLFRLDALPEDMLRVIVSKVGATSSTDYGNTLLTCKSLNFNLDDPLIAKVLSLGPLVKKPHLADRYRKMMDSLLGANNVDAHYVKGISEYFRFGNHFLGLHHLRLASKGNHKEARYLYGVLSWPWA
- the LOC106377300 gene encoding uncharacterized protein LOC106377300 isoform X2 produces the protein MGLDMLLLDDQSSLIQASVSVHRLNTFRELLREGAMYELSGFDVTRSNSHFKLCDSVVSIRLNEFTKMVEVAAVANPIPTEMFRFRTLEELMALANTNVHLPDIIGEVSDIRTTYNDHAQTTQRVMVTIKVDNDATVCVSVFDSVAELLHKRLEAGVVQPRVMVATNINPKFVGGRLYLNATSGTHFYFDNEVTASRTLFEQLSTRPENDTTSGKQYRGVKKLEPVSLGELNNYVLNSPPQSIEFLCKARIVSLETTNGWCYISCAKCSKKLQRGISSFTCTTCFNASAVGVVRYRVEMHVESGEDTAVFVAFDSAMSKLIGVRAAEVANPMGQGEDPLGYQIPQFLQDIVGNAYIFHLKLTEFNFSGNHKSFTVARIFDPNDRIPGPTFAPHGGDHNPGDDMAGSKCASSKCHVGCSSGGGSSEDGEKLSSEQQDSVSENVHGDASGPPDENPPKRARNA